A window from bacterium encodes these proteins:
- the rpsF gene encoding 30S ribosomal protein S6, which produces MLRNYELCFLIKADLPEEEFNKEVDFIERVLLREGAEIVKKDNLGRKTLAYPIKKKEEAIYYLFYIKTKPENISKIESNFYRRENILRYLILQRKKLNFEEEVNAGSVSE; this is translated from the coding sequence ATGTTGAGAAATTATGAATTATGTTTTTTAATAAAAGCAGATTTACCGGAAGAAGAATTTAATAAGGAAGTTGATTTTATTGAAAGAGTTCTTTTAAGAGAAGGTGCAGAAATAGTAAAAAAGGATAATCTTGGTAGAAAGACACTTGCATATCCAATTAAAAAGAAGGAAGAGGCAATTTATTATCTTTTTTATATAAAAACAAAACCAGAAAATATCTCAAAGATTGAAAGCAATTTTTACAGAAGAGAAAATATTTTGAGATATTTGATTTTACAGAGAAAGAAGTTAAATTTTGAGGAGGAGGTTAATGCCGGGTCCGTTTCTGAATAA
- a CDS encoding response regulator codes for MEIKKILIIEDDPEERLILSRELKRIGYIVYEAATGEEGLKIFKEDKPDLVILDVVLPGIDGWEVLKRIKKGPLSRKVPVMMLTGKSENEDKIKGYEIGADYYVTKPYNVNKLLPVIKSLIEE; via the coding sequence ATGGAAATAAAAAAAATTTTGATTATTGAAGATGACCCGGAAGAAAGATTGATTTTAAGCAGAGAGTTAAAAAGGATAGGATATATTGTTTATGAAGCAGCAACCGGAGAAGAAGGATTGAAAATTTTTAAGGAAGATAAACCAGACCTTGTCATTCTTGATGTTGTACTACCAGGTATTGATGGATGGGAAGTTTTAAAACGAATTAAAAAGGGTCCTTTGAGCAGAAAAGTTCCTGTTATGATGCTTACAGGAAAAAGTGAAAATGAAGATAAAATAAAAGGATATGAAATTGGCGCTGATTATTATGTAACCAAACCATACAATGTTAATAAATTACTTCCCGTTATAAAAAGTTTGATTGAGGAATAA
- a CDS encoding GYD domain-containing protein, with translation MKTFVMLSTLTEKGAKTVKTKPERIKEVNKEVEKMGGKILSQYAILGPFDFLTIISAPNEETVAKISLEISQRGSVKITTYTAIDVDEFINNIKEK, from the coding sequence ATGAAAACTTTTGTAATGTTAAGTACCTTGACTGAAAAAGGAGCAAAAACTGTTAAAACAAAGCCAGAGAGAATAAAAGAAGTGAATAAAGAGGTTGAGAAAATGGGTGGGAAAATTTTATCTCAATATGCTATTCTTGGACCGTTTGATTTTTTAACCATTATTTCTGCTCCAAATGAAGAAACTGTTGCAAAAATATCTCTTGAAATATCTCAAAGAGGGAGTGTAAAAATAACAACCTATACAGCAATAGATGTGGATGAATTCATAAATAATATAAAAGAAAAATGA
- a CDS encoding sugar phosphate isomerase/epimerase family protein produces the protein MNKFMENLGVQSYCFRNFKDNREVAKMVRELGLNKIELCGVHINFLDESKFKEVISIYEDEGVKIYSIGVQGFSNNEANERKYFEFVKMCGAKYISADFDINKIFDCFRVAEKLADEYDVKLAIHNHGGWHWLGNIQTLDYVFKNTSERIGLCLDTAWSLDSRIDPVKMIETFDKRLYSLHLKDFIFERDRRPVDVVLGEGNIDIGKIVNKLKEINFQGPLIIEYEGEPENPVPSIKKGIENFKKYL, from the coding sequence ATGAATAAGTTTATGGAAAATCTTGGCGTTCAGAGTTATTGTTTCAGAAATTTTAAGGATAATAGAGAAGTTGCAAAGATGGTAAGAGAACTGGGTTTAAATAAAATTGAATTATGTGGAGTTCATATAAATTTTCTTGATGAGAGTAAATTTAAAGAAGTTATTTCAATTTATGAGGATGAAGGAGTTAAAATTTATTCCATTGGAGTTCAGGGTTTTTCAAATAATGAAGCGAATGAGAGAAAATATTTTGAATTTGTAAAAATGTGTGGAGCAAAATACATAAGTGCTGATTTTGATATAAATAAAATTTTTGACTGTTTTAGAGTTGCTGAAAAACTTGCTGATGAATATGATGTTAAACTTGCAATACATAATCATGGTGGATGGCACTGGCTTGGAAATATACAGACACTTGATTATGTCTTTAAAAATACTTCAGAAAGAATTGGACTCTGTCTTGATACTGCATGGTCACTTGATTCAAGAATAGACCCAGTAAAAATGATTGAAACATTTGACAAAAGATTGTATTCCCTTCATTTAAAGGATTTTATTTTTGAGAGAGATAGAAGACCTGTTGATGTTGTTCTTGGAGAGGGGAATATTGATATAGGTAAAATTGTGAATAAACTTAAAGAGATAAATTTTCAGGGACCGCTTATAATTGAATATGAGGGAGAACCAGAAAATCCAGTCCCATCCATTAAAAAAGGAATTGAGAATTTTAAAAAATATCTTTAA
- a CDS encoding 50S ribosome-binding GTPase, with product MVVNLPPQFHEKEAELKKAKTIEEKISILEEMLAIMPKHKSSEKLQALLKSKISKYKKMLEEQTKTKKKSPVPVIQREGAGQIGICGPPNSGKSTLLSKLTKANPEIGDYPFTTKIPTPGMMDYQDIKIQVIDTPSLSIEFTENWVGDILRKADSLIFLFDISSDFILEEMEDSLKVLEKFKIKEEGEFKFNKNIIWVGNKIDLPESKDIKEIFFEFYSDKIPEVITISAKNTENIEILKEKMFISLDIIRVYTKTPGKPPDLENPYTLKKNTTVIELAEIIHKDLLKNFKYARLWREGNDKVIIAGRDYILQDRDIIEIHD from the coding sequence ATGGTTGTAAATCTTCCTCCACAATTTCATGAAAAAGAAGCAGAATTAAAAAAAGCAAAGACAATTGAAGAAAAAATTTCAATTCTTGAAGAAATGCTTGCCATAATGCCAAAACATAAATCAAGTGAGAAACTTCAGGCACTTTTAAAAAGTAAAATATCAAAATATAAGAAGATGCTTGAAGAGCAGACAAAAACAAAGAAAAAATCACCTGTTCCTGTGATACAGAGGGAAGGAGCCGGTCAAATAGGAATATGTGGTCCACCAAATTCAGGTAAATCCACTCTTCTCTCAAAATTAACAAAAGCAAATCCGGAAATAGGTGATTATCCTTTTACAACTAAAATACCAACCCCAGGAATGATGGATTATCAGGATATAAAGATACAGGTGATTGATACTCCTTCTTTATCTATTGAATTTACAGAAAACTGGGTGGGTGATATTTTAAGAAAAGCAGACTCTTTGATTTTTTTATTTGATATTTCAAGCGATTTTATACTTGAAGAAATGGAAGATTCATTAAAAGTTCTTGAAAAGTTTAAAATAAAAGAAGAGGGTGAATTTAAATTTAATAAAAATATTATATGGGTGGGAAATAAAATTGATTTACCGGAAAGTAAAGATATAAAAGAAATTTTTTTTGAATTTTACTCTGACAAAATACCCGAAGTAATAACTATTTCTGCAAAAAATACTGAAAATATTGAAATCCTAAAAGAAAAAATGTTTATTTCTCTTGATATAATCAGAGTATATACGAAAACACCTGGAAAACCACCTGACCTTGAAAATCCATACACTTTAAAGAAAAATACAACAGTTATTGAACTTGCAGAAATTATTCATAAAGACCTTCTTAAAAATTTTAAATATGCAAGATTGTGGAGAGAGGGAAATGATAAGGTGATAATTGCTGGAAGGGATTATATTCTTCAGGATAGAGATATTATTGAAATTCATGATTAG
- the rpsR gene encoding 30S ribosomal protein S18, translating to MAKKTKICKFCQENIDEIDYKDIGRIRRYITPRGKIISSKQSGVCSKHQRALAKAIKRARFVGLLPFVKI from the coding sequence ATGGCAAAGAAGACCAAGATTTGTAAATTCTGTCAGGAAAATATTGATGAGATTGATTATAAAGATATAGGAAGAATAAGAAGATATATAACTCCAAGGGGAAAAATTATTTCCTCAAAACAGTCAGGGGTCTGTTCAAAACATCAAAGAGCTCTTGCGAAGGCAATAAAAAGAGCAAGATTTGTAGGACTTCTACCGTTTGTTAAAATATGA
- the ssb gene encoding single-stranded DNA-binding protein has translation MPGPFLNKVFLIGRLTRDPELRYTTSGTAVATFGFAVNREYLSKGERKEDTCYLNLVVWGKQAEICAEYLKKGNLIFVEGSLHYRSWETEDNEKKSTIEVRVERFQFLEKPNVEIIEEKEEMENGKEDQDL, from the coding sequence ATGCCGGGTCCGTTTCTGAATAAAGTTTTTTTAATAGGAAGATTAACAAGAGACCCAGAATTAAGGTATACCACAAGCGGTACTGCTGTTGCTACTTTTGGGTTTGCGGTTAATAGAGAATATCTATCAAAGGGAGAAAGGAAAGAAGATACTTGTTATTTAAATCTTGTTGTCTGGGGAAAACAGGCAGAAATATGTGCTGAGTATTTGAAAAAAGGGAATTTGATATTTGTTGAGGGTTCTTTACATTACAGGAGTTGGGAAACAGAAGATAATGAAAAAAAATCAACTATAGAAGTCAGAGTGGAAAGATTCCAATTTTTAGAAAAACCCAATGTTGAGATAATAGAAGAAAAGGAGGAAATGGAAAATGGCAAAGAAGACCAAGATTTGTAA
- a CDS encoding HAD-IA family hydrolase translates to MEVKGVIFDFDGTLVFLSIDFKKIKEKILKEAEKLNLKIPSENLPILELLEKIKKLNGEKGEKFYSLGHRILKTEEIKASEKTYPKKGVMDLLVKLKEKGIKIGIITRNCREVVEKVVDRFSIPYDIILTRDDVKKYKPDPLHIKECLKKMGLQKNEVILVGDHFLDVRCGKKLNILSIGIAGEYVKEEVFLKEGADFVFYDIEDIEYILNLKGFPSGKLPNKFLKYLIERYTAKDKGILILPGVGIDCAIFRMKDKYVYAKADPITLTSKDIGFYLVNINVNDISVMGGVPEWFLCVLFFPENTVFSDIEYVFSQISNECKKFNIKWIGGHTEIISGIEKVIAVGFMIGSKIKRVKFLKIKQGDKIFLVKEIGIEGASIIAREKFDELKKYFSEKYLKKVKNSIKNPGISVFKETKLMWENFKIKWMHDPTEGGISTALYEISESKKIGIVVNLKKLKFYSPVIKFCKVLGFNPLGIISSGCILGIIDRKEEKKLIDFCKKNRIKLQIIGEVIKEKGVYYIKNSKKYRFLKFNRDEINKL, encoded by the coding sequence TTGGAAGTAAAGGGAGTAATTTTTGATTTTGATGGGACACTTGTATTTCTTTCTATTGATTTTAAGAAAATAAAAGAAAAGATACTTAAAGAAGCAGAAAAACTAAATCTTAAAATTCCTTCTGAAAATTTACCAATTCTTGAATTACTTGAAAAAATAAAAAAATTGAATGGAGAAAAGGGAGAAAAATTTTATTCTTTAGGGCATAGAATTTTAAAAACTGAAGAAATTAAAGCATCTGAAAAGACATATCCTAAAAAAGGGGTTATGGATTTACTTGTAAAATTAAAAGAAAAAGGTATAAAAATAGGAATAATTACGAGAAACTGTAGAGAAGTGGTTGAAAAAGTTGTTGATAGGTTTTCCATTCCTTATGATATTATTCTTACAAGAGATGATGTTAAAAAATATAAACCAGACCCTTTACATATAAAAGAATGTTTGAAAAAGATGGGATTACAAAAAAACGAGGTTATTCTTGTAGGTGACCATTTTTTAGATGTAAGATGCGGGAAAAAATTAAATATATTGAGTATTGGAATTGCTGGTGAATATGTAAAAGAAGAAGTTTTTTTGAAAGAGGGTGCTGATTTTGTTTTTTATGATATTGAAGATATTGAGTACATTCTTAATTTAAAAGGTTTTCCTTCAGGTAAACTTCCAAATAAATTTTTAAAGTATCTGATTGAAAGATATACAGCAAAAGATAAGGGGATATTGATTCTGCCTGGTGTGGGGATTGACTGTGCGATTTTTAGAATGAAAGATAAATATGTTTATGCAAAGGCAGACCCAATAACTTTAACTTCAAAGGATATTGGTTTTTATCTTGTGAATATTAATGTAAATGATATTTCTGTAATGGGTGGAGTTCCTGAATGGTTTTTATGTGTTCTTTTTTTTCCGGAAAATACAGTTTTTTCTGATATTGAATATGTTTTTTCCCAGATAAGTAATGAATGTAAGAAATTTAATATAAAGTGGATAGGTGGACATACTGAAATAATTTCTGGTATTGAAAAGGTTATTGCAGTTGGATTTATGATTGGAAGTAAAATAAAAAGGGTAAAATTTTTAAAAATAAAACAAGGAGATAAAATTTTTCTTGTGAAAGAAATAGGGATAGAGGGTGCTTCAATTATAGCAAGAGAAAAGTTTGATGAGTTAAAAAAATATTTTTCGGAGAAATATTTAAAAAAGGTTAAAAATTCAATTAAAAATCCAGGGATAAGTGTATTTAAAGAAACAAAATTAATGTGGGAAAATTTTAAAATAAAATGGATGCATGACCCGACAGAAGGAGGAATATCAACCGCTTTATATGAAATTTCGGAAAGTAAAAAAATAGGAATTGTAGTTAATTTAAAAAAATTGAAGTTTTATTCACCTGTTATTAAGTTTTGTAAAGTTTTAGGATTTAATCCACTGGGTATAATTTCTTCCGGTTGTATTCTCGGAATAATAGACAGGAAAGAAGAAAAAAAATTGATTGATTTTTGTAAAAAAAACAGAATTAAACTACAAATTATAGGCGAAGTTATAAAGGAAAAAGGAGTATATTACATAAAGAACAGTAAAAAATACAGATTTCTAAAATTCAATAGGGATGAGATAAATAAATTGTGA
- a CDS encoding lipoate--protein ligase family protein → MKCRLIISDNYNPFFNMAFDYYFWQKCIDKKNLPVLRFYKWNPSSVSTGYNQKKESLINLEFCEENKIPIVMRPTGGSAIFHDIEITYSFCANTSHHTFFSSPFSSYIILCKGIIKGIEKKGINFKIRGFSEGEEPSFTDIPCFSLSSRHDIVYNDKKVIGSAQRRNNFSFLQHGSILIDIRKDLWENIFIKEVDFSKIGCLKDIISDIDEKELMRFLKEGFEEVLSFSIFEDQLKKEEIEEIKIIEEKLKKEGKYE, encoded by the coding sequence ATGAAATGCAGATTAATTATATCTGATAATTACAACCCTTTCTTTAACATGGCTTTTGATTATTATTTCTGGCAGAAGTGTATTGATAAAAAAAATTTACCTGTTTTAAGGTTTTATAAATGGAATCCGAGTTCTGTATCAACAGGTTATAATCAGAAAAAGGAGAGTTTGATTAATCTTGAGTTTTGTGAAGAAAATAAAATTCCAATAGTTATGAGACCAACAGGAGGAAGTGCCATTTTTCATGATATAGAAATTACTTACTCTTTCTGTGCGAATACTTCCCATCATACTTTTTTTTCTTCTCCATTTTCTTCATATATAATTCTGTGCAAAGGGATAATCAAAGGGATAGAAAAGAAAGGAATAAATTTTAAAATAAGAGGATTTTCAGAAGGGGAAGAGCCATCCTTTACTGATATACCCTGTTTTTCTCTATCTTCCAGGCATGATATAGTTTACAATGATAAAAAAGTAATTGGTTCTGCTCAGAGAAGAAATAATTTTTCTTTTTTACAGCATGGTTCAATTTTAATTGATATAAGAAAGGATTTGTGGGAAAATATATTTATTAAAGAGGTTGATTTTTCTAAAATTGGTTGCTTGAAGGATATAATTTCAGATATTGATGAAAAAGAATTAATGAGATTTTTGAAAGAAGGTTTTGAAGAGGTTTTGAGTTTCAGTATTTTTGAAGACCAGTTAAAAAAAGAAGAAATTGAAGAAATTAAAATTATAGAAGAAAAACTAAAAAAGGAGGGAAAGTATGAATAA